A stretch of the Paenibacillus dendritiformis genome encodes the following:
- a CDS encoding helix-turn-helix domain-containing protein: MRQQWISLVSSKGVFYWKTIAMAVLLTCLPLTVISAAYLYIGNQHMVNQFQQKNEDALQDAAKQIDEQFSQLVQYALNMVVKPHFKPSVSDMDFGRQFEETLQLLDTLTLIENADPLIDQVYLYIQKQNKVLQPSLGLRTLEDPQDAERWGRLLQEEKGIYWAHDLVRPFAKGGTPHAIVLKLPFNGSASFGAIVIYINPSKLHIFANTDNLSYVLDAGGHVIGHSAKTAEHPEALPLILEHLQEEPAPAEPGRLPPPRTWQMAIEGGDSLLVNTVSFEKMGETWTYIAGTPLSVITAPTRPYTHVVLVLWGCALLAALALSWFASRRMYRPIRRVVTMLGGWRTPESAVHNELDYIEKEWKQYRFANETLQSRLDQSVPSVREAFINQFVTGQASHLSEREIREKLKLLKVNIEGKRFAAVVVQPHAFGEGREPLSGRDEHLMAYAAINIVQELSELAADYVHLINFLDGSFGAVLILPGPGTETDESRRRIGQLCDQCLRALRDVLRLEATIVVSGPTSSWLDVPYSVEQARRALRHRTFDSGSQLLEAEQVLSRAAGSVEFPLELEQDIIHALNLGLEEEAVQGVEQFVTALHAGGAAEWLIHQALMRLVGNIHRAMLQAGHNPYAVFDAAGLQEELNGLRDTRACLAWFHARIIKPYIGSLNKSYSAAMKRLVEEMLERIGQDYMSDLSLDTVAAEAGVSASQLSKAFKQMTGSNYVDYLTSLKMNKCKELLLTTDMKINEIAESVGYQPSYFNRMFKKLEGMTPGQYRQQHAG, from the coding sequence TTGAGACAGCAATGGATAAGCCTGGTGTCTTCGAAAGGCGTGTTTTATTGGAAGACCATCGCGATGGCTGTGCTGCTGACCTGTCTTCCGCTGACGGTCATCAGCGCGGCTTATTTATATATCGGGAACCAGCATATGGTGAACCAGTTCCAACAGAAGAACGAGGATGCGCTTCAGGATGCGGCCAAGCAGATTGACGAGCAATTCTCCCAGCTTGTCCAATATGCGCTGAACATGGTCGTGAAGCCGCATTTCAAGCCGTCCGTGTCCGACATGGATTTCGGGCGCCAATTCGAGGAGACGCTCCAGTTGCTTGATACGCTGACCTTGATCGAAAATGCCGATCCGCTGATCGACCAAGTGTACCTGTACATCCAAAAGCAAAATAAAGTGCTGCAGCCTTCGCTCGGTCTTCGCACGCTGGAGGATCCGCAGGATGCCGAGCGCTGGGGCCGGCTCCTGCAGGAGGAGAAGGGCATCTACTGGGCGCATGATCTCGTGCGCCCGTTCGCCAAGGGCGGCACGCCGCACGCGATTGTGCTCAAGCTCCCGTTCAACGGGTCGGCATCCTTCGGCGCGATCGTCATCTACATCAATCCGTCGAAGCTGCACATCTTCGCCAATACGGACAACCTCTCGTATGTGTTGGACGCCGGGGGGCATGTGATCGGCCATTCCGCGAAGACCGCGGAGCATCCGGAGGCGCTGCCGCTCATTCTTGAGCACCTGCAGGAGGAGCCCGCCCCGGCCGAGCCGGGACGCCTCCCTCCGCCGCGAACATGGCAGATGGCAATCGAAGGCGGGGACTCGCTGCTCGTCAATACCGTCTCCTTCGAGAAAATGGGCGAAACGTGGACCTATATCGCGGGAACCCCGCTGTCGGTCATTACGGCCCCTACCCGGCCCTATACCCATGTCGTGCTCGTCCTGTGGGGCTGCGCCCTGCTGGCCGCGCTCGCGCTGAGCTGGTTCGCTTCGCGCCGGATGTACCGGCCGATTCGCCGGGTCGTCACGATGCTCGGCGGCTGGCGGACGCCGGAGTCGGCGGTCCACAATGAACTCGACTATATCGAGAAGGAATGGAAGCAGTACCGGTTCGCGAACGAGACGCTGCAGAGCCGCCTCGATCAATCCGTCCCTTCCGTGCGCGAAGCGTTCATCAACCAGTTCGTGACCGGCCAGGCTTCGCACCTGAGCGAGCGGGAGATACGCGAGAAGCTGAAGCTGCTGAAGGTGAATATCGAGGGGAAGCGCTTCGCGGCCGTCGTCGTGCAGCCGCATGCGTTCGGGGAAGGCCGGGAGCCGTTATCCGGCCGGGATGAGCATCTGATGGCGTACGCGGCCATCAACATCGTGCAGGAGCTGTCCGAACTGGCGGCCGATTATGTCCACCTGATCAACTTCCTCGACGGCTCCTTCGGCGCCGTGCTTATCCTGCCGGGACCAGGGACGGAGACCGACGAATCCCGCCGCCGGATCGGGCAGCTCTGCGATCAATGTCTCCGCGCCCTGCGCGATGTGCTCCGTCTGGAGGCGACGATCGTCGTCAGCGGGCCGACTTCGTCCTGGCTTGACGTGCCGTATTCGGTCGAGCAGGCGCGGCGGGCCCTGCGGCACCGCACCTTCGATTCCGGCAGTCAGCTGCTGGAGGCGGAGCAGGTCCTGTCCCGGGCGGCAGGCAGCGTCGAATTCCCGCTGGAGCTGGAGCAGGACATCATCCACGCCCTCAATCTGGGGCTGGAAGAGGAAGCCGTGCAAGGGGTGGAGCAGTTCGTCACCGCTCTCCATGCCGGCGGAGCGGCCGAATGGCTCATCCATCAGGCCTTGATGCGGCTCGTCGGCAACATCCACCGGGCCATGCTTCAGGCCGGGCACAACCCGTATGCCGTGTTCGATGCGGCGGGGCTGCAAGAGGAGCTGAACGGGCTGCGCGACACGCGCGCCTGCCTGGCCTGGTTCCATGCCCGCATCATCAAGCCGTACATCGGCTCGCTGAACAAGAGCTATAGCGCGGCCATGAAGCGGCTGGTCGAGGAGATGCTGGAGCGCATCGGCCAAGATTATATGAGCGACCTCTCCCTCGACACCGTCGCCGCGGAGGCTGGCGTAAGCGCATCCCAGCTCAGCAAGGCCTTCAAGCAGATGACCGGCTCCAACTATGTCGATTACTTGACGTCGCTCAAGATGAACAAATGCAAAGAGCTGCTCCTGACCACCGATATGAAAATTAACGAAATCGCGGAATCGGTCGGCTACCAGCCGTCTTACTTCAACCGGATGTTCAAGAAGCTGGAAGGGATGACGCCTGGCCAATACCGGCAGCAGCATGCCGGATAA
- a CDS encoding ABC transporter permease yields MSSQPTNIAAERTADPPPRAGARTGKRKLWSDLKRDKYLYLLALPGLLFFLIFKYIPITNLVIAFQDYSPYFGVTGSPWVGFEHFSRFFANEDFYLLLRNTLAISFLNLLFFFPAPIILSLMLNEVRNSILKRTVQSLIYIPHFLSWVLIYGLTFLMFSQSEGLMNKLLLSMGKETVDILSNPNYFWGLLTAQSIWKEVGWGTIIFLAAIAGIDPQLYEAAVMDGAGRMRRIWHITLPGMRNVILILFILRLGTIMDTGFEQIYLMMNSAVTHVADVFDTYVYRIGIKQGEFSYSTAIGLFKSVVGVILVVTANKVAKRFGQDSLY; encoded by the coding sequence ATGAGCTCACAGCCAACGAATATCGCCGCCGAGCGAACAGCAGATCCTCCGCCCCGTGCCGGTGCCCGCACCGGCAAGCGTAAGCTATGGTCCGATCTGAAGCGCGACAAGTATTTATATTTGTTAGCCCTGCCGGGACTGCTGTTTTTCCTGATTTTCAAGTACATTCCGATTACGAATCTGGTCATTGCCTTCCAGGATTACTCTCCGTATTTCGGCGTCACGGGCAGTCCCTGGGTCGGGTTCGAGCACTTCAGCCGCTTTTTCGCCAATGAAGATTTCTATCTGCTGCTGCGAAATACGCTGGCGATCAGCTTCCTGAATCTTCTCTTCTTTTTTCCGGCGCCGATCATACTGTCCCTCATGCTGAACGAGGTGCGGAACTCGATTTTGAAGCGCACGGTGCAGTCGCTGATTTATATTCCGCATTTTCTGTCCTGGGTGCTCATTTACGGCTTGACCTTCCTTATGTTTTCGCAGTCGGAGGGGCTCATGAACAAGCTCCTCCTCTCGATGGGCAAGGAGACGGTCGACATTTTGTCCAACCCGAATTATTTCTGGGGCTTGCTGACCGCGCAATCGATCTGGAAGGAAGTCGGGTGGGGCACGATTATCTTCCTCGCGGCGATCGCCGGCATCGATCCGCAGCTGTATGAAGCGGCCGTCATGGACGGAGCGGGGCGGATGCGCCGCATCTGGCATATTACGCTGCCGGGCATGCGCAACGTCATTCTGATTCTGTTCATTCTTCGCCTGGGCACGATTATGGATACCGGCTTCGAGCAGATTTATCTGATGATGAATTCGGCGGTAACCCATGTCGCCGATGTGTTCGATACGTATGTGTACCGCATCGGGATCAAGCAGGGCGAATTCAGCTACAGCACAGCCATCGGGCTGTTCAAGTCGGTCGTCGGCGTCATTCTAGTCGTGACGGCGAACAAGGTGGCGAAGCGGTTCGGTCAGGACAGTCTGTACTGA
- a CDS encoding carbohydrate ABC transporter permease yields MREQWRDRLFQAANVTVLILFSIAAVFPIYYTIVLSFTDPTEYYTRPLILFPQQWTLDAYKYLLANGLFMSSLGISAFLATVGTACSLIVSGGLAYALSRKRLRFRKAIMMMILITFLFQPGLVPLYLVVRNLGLIDSVWSLILPSLTSAWYVLLMKGFFDSIPDSLEEAGRIDGCNEIGVFWRIMLPLSLPALVAFGLFFAVGYWNTYFNALMFINDQSKWPLQVLLQNMLVDPTAMGGGTGGGMDFHVNRQMPTETLKMAAVVIATLPIMMVYPFLQKHFAKGAMVGSVKE; encoded by the coding sequence ATGAGAGAGCAGTGGCGGGATCGGTTGTTCCAGGCGGCCAACGTGACGGTGCTGATTCTATTCAGTATCGCCGCCGTATTTCCCATTTACTATACGATCGTGCTGTCATTCACGGATCCGACGGAATATTACACGCGGCCGTTGATTCTGTTCCCGCAGCAATGGACGCTGGATGCCTATAAATATTTGCTGGCCAACGGGCTGTTCATGAGCTCGCTCGGAATCAGCGCCTTCCTGGCAACCGTGGGCACGGCTTGCAGCCTCATCGTGTCGGGAGGACTCGCTTATGCGCTGTCCCGCAAGCGGCTGCGCTTCCGCAAAGCCATTATGATGATGATTTTGATTACGTTCCTGTTCCAGCCGGGGCTGGTGCCGCTGTACCTGGTCGTCCGCAATCTCGGCCTGATCGACAGCGTGTGGTCGCTTATTTTGCCAAGCTTGACGAGCGCCTGGTATGTGCTGTTGATGAAGGGATTCTTCGACAGTATCCCGGACAGTCTGGAGGAAGCCGGCCGCATCGACGGCTGCAACGAGATCGGGGTGTTCTGGCGCATTATGCTTCCGCTGTCCCTTCCGGCGCTGGTCGCCTTCGGCCTGTTCTTCGCGGTTGGCTACTGGAACACGTACTTCAACGCGCTCATGTTCATCAACGACCAGAGCAAATGGCCGCTGCAGGTGCTCCTGCAGAACATGCTGGTCGATCCGACCGCGATGGGCGGCGGCACGGGGGGCGGCATGGACTTCCATGTGAATCGCCAGATGCCGACCGAGACGCTCAAAATGGCCGCGGTCGTCATTGCGACACTGCCGATTATGATGGTGTATCCATTCTTGCAGAAGCATTTCGCCAAGGGAGCGATGGTCGGCTCTGTCAAAGAATGA
- a CDS encoding extracellular solute-binding protein produces the protein MIYKQPRKLASALKTSMLILLACSLLLTACGGGGKSASSEGDGPTKISIQTLNYATDMVNSSSPIWKELEKRTNTELDITWLTPTTIEDKVNVMLASGDMPDVVFVETLNNAQLQKMIKQGVFWDLTPFIKDYPNLTDGVKASMWDETKVDGKNYVIPRYYPSFGGGAFAMLRKDWLDALNLEAPTSLDSLFDVLKAFKEKDPNGNGQADEIPYAASPSSMGFVYNIFNETQGNWKLKDGKLVPIITEDASRDALLWIKEAYDAGLFPRDFAILKFSQILDSFRSGKVGGTGLSMNHVWVTGKMLRDIDPKADLYPLPYLENPNGYKYTPSGASYYGVYLIPKKVPEDKMKKILELFDYGNSPEGNILTYYGLKDIHYKEENGKIVPTEQAKKDLTGDGNMSSLFHLISDDMAIGAVGMPDDLYERNVEIVNERKKHVVPEPERGLYSDAYNRYFPEIKKKVDDMRTKVIIGKETIEEYDKFIETIKKDKDLLKVIDEMNQAYQAAQAK, from the coding sequence ATGATTTACAAGCAACCACGCAAGCTGGCTTCCGCGTTGAAAACATCGATGCTCATTCTGCTCGCCTGCTCGCTGCTGTTGACGGCATGCGGCGGCGGAGGCAAGAGCGCTTCGTCCGAAGGAGACGGTCCGACGAAGATCTCGATTCAGACGCTGAACTATGCGACAGACATGGTCAACAGCAGCAGCCCGATCTGGAAAGAGCTCGAGAAGCGCACCAATACGGAACTGGACATCACTTGGCTGACGCCGACGACGATCGAGGACAAGGTCAATGTCATGCTCGCCTCCGGAGATATGCCGGATGTCGTCTTCGTCGAGACGCTCAACAACGCTCAGCTGCAAAAAATGATCAAGCAGGGGGTCTTCTGGGATTTGACGCCATTCATCAAGGATTATCCGAACCTGACGGACGGGGTCAAGGCGTCGATGTGGGACGAGACGAAGGTGGATGGCAAAAATTACGTCATTCCGCGCTATTATCCCAGCTTCGGAGGCGGCGCCTTCGCGATGCTCCGCAAAGACTGGCTCGATGCGCTGAACCTGGAGGCGCCGACGTCGCTCGACTCCCTGTTCGATGTGCTGAAGGCGTTCAAAGAGAAGGATCCGAACGGCAACGGGCAGGCGGATGAGATTCCGTATGCGGCCTCCCCGAGCTCGATGGGCTTCGTTTACAATATTTTCAACGAGACGCAGGGCAATTGGAAGCTGAAGGACGGCAAGCTCGTGCCGATAATTACGGAAGACGCCTCGCGCGACGCGCTGCTGTGGATTAAGGAAGCATATGATGCGGGCTTGTTCCCGAGAGATTTCGCCATCTTGAAATTTTCGCAAATACTGGATTCGTTCCGCAGCGGCAAGGTCGGCGGCACCGGCCTGTCCATGAACCATGTCTGGGTAACCGGCAAGATGCTGCGCGACATCGACCCGAAGGCGGATCTCTACCCGCTGCCCTATTTGGAAAATCCGAACGGCTATAAATATACGCCATCCGGGGCCTCGTACTACGGCGTATATCTGATTCCGAAGAAGGTGCCGGAAGACAAAATGAAGAAAATCCTCGAGCTGTTCGATTACGGAAATAGTCCGGAAGGGAATATTTTGACCTATTACGGCCTCAAGGACATCCATTATAAGGAAGAGAACGGGAAAATCGTGCCTACGGAGCAGGCGAAAAAGGATTTGACGGGAGACGGCAACATGTCGAGCCTCTTCCATCTGATCAGCGACGATATGGCGATCGGGGCCGTCGGCATGCCGGACGATCTGTACGAGCGCAACGTCGAGATCGTGAACGAGCGGAAGAAACATGTCGTGCCGGAACCGGAGCGCGGCCTCTACTCGGATGCGTATAATCGCTATTTTCCGGAGATCAAGAAAAAAGTTGACGATATGCGTACAAAAGTAATTATTGGCAAAGAGACGATTGAGGAGTATGATAAATTTATCGAAACAATCAAAAAAGATAAAGATTTGCTCAAAGTTATTGACGAAATGAATCAGGCTTACCAAGCCGCCCAAGCAAAATAA
- a CDS encoding Gfo/Idh/MocA family protein, whose translation MNPITAIVIGAGDRGARAYSPYALDNPHELQLVGVADPNADRRQAFAEQFGLSEAQQFETWEAILEGGRRADVAIICTMDRMHYEPTLRALELGYHVLLEKPMSPEPRECVEMELAAKKHNRLLTICHVLRYTSFWSAMKREIDRGAIGDIVSIQLNENVGNMHMSHSFVRGNWRNSGESSPMILQKSCHDMDILAYLMNEPCMRVSSFGSLMHFHEGNKPEGAPARCIEGCPAEQTCQYHAPRYYLGEGIDWARKITDDYTKEGILKALWEGPYGRCVYQTDNNVVDHQVVNLEFASGATAMFSMCGFTHDNTRIVQVMGTKGDIRGNMEEDSFTITDFVTKEKRVVQLAPSITGHGGGDSGIVRSFLKEVRGFGSSSGAESLSSASVSVRSHLMAFAAEQSRLQGGRVIDLQAMYDELAGAVPAGKA comes from the coding sequence ATGAATCCGATTACAGCCATTGTCATTGGAGCAGGCGACCGGGGCGCGCGCGCTTATTCGCCGTATGCCCTGGATAACCCGCACGAGCTGCAGCTTGTCGGCGTTGCCGATCCGAATGCCGATCGGCGGCAAGCCTTCGCCGAGCAGTTCGGCCTCAGCGAAGCGCAGCAGTTCGAGACATGGGAAGCGATCCTGGAAGGGGGCCGGCGTGCCGATGTGGCCATCATCTGCACGATGGACCGCATGCATTATGAACCGACGCTGCGGGCGCTGGAGCTAGGCTATCATGTGCTGCTTGAGAAGCCGATGTCGCCGGAGCCGCGGGAATGCGTCGAGATGGAACTGGCGGCGAAGAAGCATAACCGGCTGCTGACGATATGCCATGTGCTGCGCTACACGTCGTTCTGGTCGGCGATGAAGCGGGAGATCGATCGCGGGGCGATCGGCGATATCGTATCCATTCAATTGAACGAGAATGTGGGCAATATGCATATGTCGCACAGCTTCGTGCGGGGCAATTGGCGCAACAGCGGCGAATCGAGCCCGATGATTTTGCAGAAATCATGCCACGACATGGATATTTTGGCGTATCTCATGAATGAGCCCTGCATGCGGGTCAGCTCTTTCGGCTCGCTGATGCATTTTCATGAAGGGAATAAGCCGGAAGGGGCGCCGGCCCGCTGCATCGAGGGCTGTCCGGCGGAGCAGACCTGCCAGTACCATGCGCCGCGTTATTATCTTGGCGAGGGCATTGACTGGGCGCGCAAGATTACGGACGACTACACGAAGGAAGGCATCCTCAAGGCGCTCTGGGAAGGCCCGTACGGGCGCTGCGTCTATCAGACGGACAATAACGTCGTCGACCACCAGGTCGTCAATCTTGAATTCGCGAGCGGAGCGACCGCGATGTTCAGCATGTGCGGCTTCACGCACGACAACACGCGCATCGTGCAGGTGATGGGCACGAAGGGCGACATCCGCGGCAATATGGAGGAGGACTCGTTCACGATCACCGACTTCGTGACGAAGGAGAAGCGCGTCGTGCAGCTCGCTCCGTCCATCACGGGCCACGGCGGCGGCGATTCGGGCATCGTGCGCTCGTTCCTGAAGGAAGTGCGCGGCTTCGGCTCCAGCTCCGGCGCGGAGAGCCTGTCCTCCGCCTCGGTATCCGTGCGCAGCCATCTGATGGCCTTCGCGGCCGAGCAGTCCCGCCTCCAGGGCGGCCGGGTCATCGACCTTCAAGCGATGTACGACGAGCTGGCGGGCGCGGTCCCGGCCGGGAAGGCGTAA
- a CDS encoding IS3 family transposase has product MAEPFIKRGHAAAKVLRILKVRESTYYGRKKREASSTEEQASCALKGRPVPGFSSTNTGRKVSDEQIKEWMLELLEGEEHIYGYKNLALCLRRQRGLILNKKKAYRICKELGILQKQRKKTSKHPRRVPRNRTVTGVNQLWQIDIKYGYVIGRQRFFFVLSIIDVFDRVVVGQYRGSVCEAKHVVQTLCRALQERLNPGDELPTVRTDNGPQFVSKLFGDTCESLEIVHERIPPRSPNMNAYIESFHSLLERDLFSLTEFMTFEEAYEALDRYMDFYNNRRMHGSLKSMSPSEYSKWVMTLEDRSKYHRAV; this is encoded by the coding sequence ATAGCAGAACCGTTTATTAAGCGGGGGCATGCAGCAGCTAAAGTTCTGCGTATCCTGAAAGTTCGCGAATCGACGTACTATGGCCGGAAGAAACGAGAGGCATCCAGTACCGAAGAACAGGCTTCATGCGCTCTAAAAGGGCGTCCTGTGCCTGGATTTTCCTCTACGAATACGGGCCGGAAAGTTTCAGATGAACAGATTAAAGAATGGATGCTCGAACTCCTGGAAGGAGAAGAGCACATTTATGGGTATAAGAATTTGGCGCTGTGCCTCCGCAGACAACGTGGATTGATTCTAAACAAGAAAAAGGCGTACCGCATTTGCAAAGAGTTAGGAATTCTTCAGAAACAACGGAAGAAAACAAGCAAACATCCTCGAAGAGTACCGAGAAACCGGACGGTAACCGGGGTGAACCAGCTATGGCAAATTGATATTAAATATGGGTACGTGATTGGGCGCCAGCGTTTCTTTTTCGTGCTCAGTATCATCGATGTATTTGACCGCGTCGTCGTCGGACAATACCGGGGTTCCGTGTGTGAGGCCAAGCACGTCGTACAGACACTATGCCGGGCGCTACAAGAACGCCTGAATCCCGGCGATGAGTTGCCCACCGTCCGCACCGACAACGGGCCTCAGTTTGTCAGCAAGTTGTTTGGTGATACGTGCGAGAGTCTGGAGATCGTCCATGAACGCATCCCGCCACGCAGTCCGAATATGAATGCCTACATTGAGTCATTTCATAGCTTACTCGAACGTGATCTGTTCAGCCTGACGGAATTTATGACATTTGAAGAGGCCTATGAAGCACTTGATCGTTACATGGATTTCTACAACAACCGCAGAATGCATGGTAGCCTAAAGAGCATGTCACCATCGGAATACTCAAAGTGGGTCATGACGCTGGAGGACCGATCAAAATATCATCGGGCCGTGTAA
- a CDS encoding transposase: protein MGKHFSKEKRLQIVKEAMAGIKVGTLARMYGVHPETVRVWVRDHRDEISQEEIPAADEHLQELRRLQEVEAKFEQAKKLLGEKELEIEILREVVKKKNPAYLKDLK, encoded by the coding sequence ATGGGAAAGCACTTTAGCAAGGAAAAACGCCTGCAAATTGTAAAGGAAGCAATGGCCGGCATTAAGGTGGGAACACTTGCCCGAATGTACGGTGTCCATCCGGAGACGGTACGTGTTTGGGTTAGAGACCACCGTGACGAAATTAGCCAAGAGGAGATACCCGCAGCAGACGAGCATCTGCAAGAACTCCGTCGACTTCAAGAGGTAGAGGCAAAGTTCGAGCAGGCAAAAAAGCTCCTGGGTGAAAAAGAGCTTGAGATCGAGATCCTACGAGAAGTCGTAAAAAAGAAGAACCCCGCTTATCTGAAAGACTTGAAATAG
- a CDS encoding RNA 2'-phosphotransferase encodes MMRQSIDVFKLSKEISYALRHAPWEYELELDEEGWVSLDQLLAALRLDQRWEAVAEQDIRNMMQGADKQRFEVADGKIRALYGHSVPRKIVKQAETPPPVVYHGTARRFAAQILKEGLRPMGRQYVHLSADKETAMLVGRRRDAAPVLLKVDAGMARNEGVMFYPGNHTIWLADFIPPKYISIE; translated from the coding sequence ATGATGAGACAGAGTATAGATGTGTTCAAATTAAGCAAGGAAATATCTTATGCGCTGAGGCATGCGCCATGGGAGTACGAATTAGAATTGGATGAGGAAGGCTGGGTAAGCCTGGATCAGTTGCTGGCGGCGCTTCGCCTCGACCAACGATGGGAAGCCGTCGCTGAGCAGGATATCCGCAATATGATGCAGGGCGCGGACAAGCAGCGGTTTGAGGTCGCGGACGGGAAAATCAGAGCCTTATACGGGCATTCCGTGCCCCGCAAAATCGTCAAGCAGGCGGAGACTCCTCCTCCCGTCGTGTATCATGGAACGGCGAGGCGCTTTGCGGCGCAAATCTTGAAGGAGGGACTGCGGCCGATGGGAAGGCAATATGTTCATTTATCCGCCGACAAAGAGACGGCCATGCTGGTCGGGAGACGAAGAGACGCTGCCCCGGTGTTGTTGAAGGTGGATGCCGGGATGGCCCGGAACGAAGGGGTTATGTTTTATCCCGGCAATCACACGATATGGCTGGCGGACTTTATTCCGCCCAAGTATATCTCCATAGAATGA